A single genomic interval of Streptomyces sp. NBC_00663 harbors:
- a CDS encoding AfsR/SARP family transcriptional regulator — protein MLTPRLCFRVLGPLEVEIEGQPAALTGRQRALCTALLLHANHVVSVDRLIDFLWDSRPPGAGAARVRALVAEVRRVLGPLGPSLLTTRRPGYVMHARPGELDLLTFEHLVEDGSRAAANGDWDTVRQHAERALGLWRGEPLSDLPEAAVREAERRRLGELHLVARESMAEADLETGRHRQAVAELLRLTPAHPLRERPHALLMRALQADGRPAEALQVYAELRRRMVDELAMEPSDDLRTLHRRLLAGGPPPTVPSTSRPPAARPASAAPEPPGRRVPRQLPPAPRRFVGRDTELRRLDSGLRTAEPLALLVGPAGVGKSALALHWAHQVADRFPDGQLFLDLRGFDDAEPMGPEEALPLLLQGLGCGPRDIPLGTEAQTALYRTLLADRRVLVVLDDAADAATVRLLRPASAGSLTLVTSRDKLSGLVTLDGAYRVPCDVLEHTGALELISAVVGAEAVDADPEAAAELVELCDRLPLALCVAGSWIGGRPGSIRTYVRDLADRGRLARLHVEGEESIAVRAALDMSYGALPDAARRVFRQLGLLPGTGRSLRAAAATAHTGEAEAADLLRLAQRVHLLHDAGHGRTAWHDLVHEYARDRTAAEDTAAERAAAVERVLDHYVQSVVNAARTAGLYVMRDRPDAVDGSLPREFRTTEEAYDWFDAEWDDIAAAIVHAAEHGPARFAWGLVDALQDLFHHRRPLADWMRLALLARAAAERDGDLRGQVAMHVSVGHARWRNGDLRGALAEYEQAEERARRADWTHGEAVALQGAAVTLKLLGEPLRALPRYRRALALYRTLGEVRSEEVMLINMASLNLALGRTDAAEEAATAALALIGATADHHRALALVNLALTRQKQARFAEAEAALRTSFLVCRDSGSTYAEAVALETLGRVRADAGQDERALAAYEDALAISLRAENRNCQVDSLVGLAALKLRAGWADEAAGHLDAAFEIAERTGHRAGHVEILVERAAVARAAGLPGVALDHLERAAGLAVDGSPLTLPRVLVAAAVIRLENGDPAGALDVAEEAVALARDSGQRLIHARAALALAAAHEAQGDPEPAAAARAEAAALFDATGTPEHARAALPGPPPGHVRPRPAAPHRELPLDAESRLDLYLTEHFTEPGDDG, from the coding sequence ATGCTCACCCCCCGGCTTTGCTTTCGTGTACTCGGCCCCCTGGAAGTCGAGATCGAAGGGCAGCCCGCCGCACTCACCGGACGGCAACGCGCGCTGTGCACCGCGCTTCTGCTCCACGCCAACCATGTGGTCTCCGTCGACCGGCTGATCGACTTCCTGTGGGACAGCCGCCCACCCGGAGCGGGCGCCGCGCGGGTGCGCGCCCTGGTCGCGGAGGTCCGACGGGTCCTCGGCCCGCTCGGCCCCAGCCTGCTGACCACCCGCCGGCCCGGCTATGTCATGCACGCCCGCCCCGGCGAACTCGACCTGCTCACCTTCGAGCACCTGGTCGAGGACGGTTCACGCGCCGCGGCGAACGGCGACTGGGACACCGTGCGACAGCACGCCGAGCGGGCCCTCGGCCTGTGGCGGGGCGAGCCGTTGTCCGACCTGCCGGAGGCGGCCGTCCGTGAGGCGGAACGGCGACGGCTCGGCGAACTGCACCTCGTGGCCCGGGAGAGCATGGCCGAGGCGGACCTCGAGACCGGCCGGCACCGGCAGGCCGTCGCCGAACTCCTGCGCCTCACCCCCGCCCACCCCCTGCGCGAACGCCCGCACGCCCTGCTGATGCGCGCCCTCCAGGCGGACGGGCGGCCCGCCGAGGCCCTCCAGGTGTACGCCGAGCTGCGCCGCCGCATGGTCGACGAGCTCGCCATGGAGCCCTCGGACGACCTGCGGACCCTGCACCGGCGGCTGCTGGCCGGCGGCCCTCCACCCACCGTGCCGTCCACGAGCCGGCCCCCCGCCGCCCGGCCCGCCTCCGCCGCCCCGGAGCCGCCCGGACGTCGTGTCCCCCGCCAACTGCCGCCCGCGCCCCGGCGATTCGTCGGCCGCGACACCGAACTGCGGCGCCTGGACTCCGGCCTGCGCACCGCCGAACCGCTCGCCCTGCTCGTCGGCCCGGCCGGCGTCGGCAAGAGCGCCCTGGCCCTGCACTGGGCCCACCAGGTCGCCGACCGGTTCCCCGACGGGCAGCTCTTCCTTGACCTGCGGGGTTTCGACGACGCCGAACCCATGGGCCCCGAGGAAGCGCTGCCCCTGCTGTTGCAGGGACTGGGCTGCGGCCCGCGGGACATCCCGCTCGGCACGGAGGCGCAGACCGCCCTGTACCGGACCCTGCTGGCGGACCGCCGGGTCCTGGTCGTCCTGGACGACGCGGCGGACGCCGCGACCGTACGGCTGCTGCGGCCCGCCTCCGCCGGGTCCCTGACCCTCGTGACCAGCCGCGACAAGCTCAGCGGGCTGGTCACCCTGGACGGTGCGTACCGGGTGCCGTGCGACGTGCTGGAACACACCGGCGCCCTGGAGCTGATCAGCGCCGTGGTCGGTGCCGAGGCCGTCGACGCCGATCCGGAGGCCGCCGCCGAACTGGTCGAGCTCTGCGACCGCCTGCCGCTGGCCCTGTGCGTGGCCGGTTCATGGATCGGCGGCAGACCCGGCAGCATCCGGACCTACGTCCGCGACCTCGCCGACCGCGGCCGGCTCGCCCGGCTGCATGTCGAGGGCGAGGAGAGCATCGCCGTACGCGCCGCCCTCGACATGTCGTACGGCGCCCTCCCGGACGCCGCCCGGCGTGTCTTCCGGCAGTTGGGTCTGCTCCCCGGCACCGGTCGCTCGCTCCGCGCCGCCGCCGCGACCGCGCACACCGGCGAGGCCGAGGCGGCCGACCTGCTGCGGCTGGCCCAGCGGGTGCACCTGCTGCACGACGCCGGTCACGGCCGCACCGCCTGGCACGACCTCGTGCACGAGTACGCCCGCGACCGCACGGCCGCCGAGGACACGGCCGCCGAACGCGCCGCGGCCGTCGAGCGGGTCCTCGACCACTATGTGCAGAGCGTCGTCAACGCGGCCAGGACGGCGGGTCTGTACGTCATGCGGGACCGCCCCGACGCCGTCGACGGCTCGCTGCCGCGGGAGTTCCGCACGACGGAGGAGGCCTACGACTGGTTCGACGCCGAGTGGGACGACATCGCGGCGGCCATCGTCCATGCCGCCGAGCACGGTCCCGCCCGGTTCGCGTGGGGACTGGTCGACGCCTTGCAGGACCTGTTCCACCACCGGCGTCCGCTCGCCGACTGGATGCGGCTGGCCCTGCTGGCCCGCGCGGCCGCCGAACGCGACGGAGACCTGCGCGGCCAGGTCGCGATGCATGTCTCCGTGGGCCACGCCCGCTGGCGCAACGGGGACCTGCGCGGTGCCCTGGCCGAGTACGAGCAGGCGGAGGAACGGGCGCGCAGGGCCGACTGGACCCACGGCGAGGCCGTGGCGCTCCAGGGCGCGGCCGTCACCCTGAAACTGCTCGGCGAACCCCTGCGGGCCCTGCCCCGCTACCGGCGCGCCCTCGCCCTGTACCGCACCCTGGGAGAGGTCAGGAGCGAGGAGGTCATGCTGATCAACATGGCCTCGCTGAACCTGGCCCTGGGCCGGACCGACGCGGCCGAGGAGGCGGCCACCGCCGCGCTCGCCCTGATCGGCGCCACCGCGGACCACCACCGGGCGCTGGCCCTGGTCAACCTCGCCCTGACCCGGCAGAAGCAGGCCCGGTTCGCCGAGGCGGAGGCCGCGCTGCGCACCTCCTTCCTCGTCTGCCGTGACTCCGGGTCCACCTACGCCGAGGCGGTCGCCCTGGAGACCCTGGGCCGGGTACGGGCCGACGCGGGCCAGGACGAACGCGCGCTGGCGGCCTACGAGGACGCGCTCGCCATCTCGCTGCGGGCGGAGAACCGCAACTGCCAGGTCGACTCCCTGGTGGGGCTGGCGGCACTGAAGCTACGGGCCGGGTGGGCGGACGAGGCGGCCGGCCACCTGGACGCCGCCTTCGAGATCGCCGAACGGACCGGGCACCGCGCGGGCCACGTAGAGATCCTGGTGGAACGCGCTGCCGTCGCCCGCGCGGCCGGCCTCCCCGGCGTGGCCCTGGACCACCTGGAGCGCGCCGCAGGCCTGGCCGTCGACGGCAGCCCGCTCACGCTGCCCCGGGTCCTGGTGGCCGCCGCGGTGATCCGGCTGGAGAACGGTGACCCGGCCGGGGCGCTGGACGTGGCGGAGGAGGCGGTCGCGCTGGCCCGGGACTCCGGCCAGCGCCTGATCCACGCCCGTGCCGCGCTGGCCCTGGCCGCCGCTCATGAGGCCCAGGGCGACCCGGAGCCGGCCGCCGCGGCGCGGGCGGAGGCCGCCGCCCTGTTCGACGCGACCGGCACCCCGGAACACGCCCGCGCGGCGTTGCCCGGACCGCCCCCCGGTCACGTACGACCGCGGCCCGCGGCCCCGCACCGTGAGCTGCCCCTGGACGCGGAGTCCCGGCTCGACCTGTACCTGACCGAACACTTCACCGAGCCCGGCGACGACGGATGA
- a CDS encoding HesA/MoeB/ThiF family protein, translating into MQLPRIKAEHAPHRFDDGTLRLGGGVYGVAAEIADPHGWVWDALTLLDGATPPDRIERTLADSHPALGPEGARRLLAELLDTGYVEDAAATPPDGLTDRERERYSRNHTYFRYVDLRPGIDAWSSQLRLKQARVTVLGVGGSGSHAAWALAAMGVGTLHLVDPDVVEESNLSRQVLYTEADLGRPKAETAARRLAAVNSSGRYTHESRRADTEAALTELVRDRDVFVLCADEPRGDLIRKMTNRVCASLGVPWVSAGYSGPLATVGVYAPEGPCFECVGAGEEAKLKPGWTPHLGTAGALAPAAGVSGQLIAHEVVALLTGIGATPPGFVRGVNLIAPDQHVFVQHPARPDCPLCGP; encoded by the coding sequence GTGCAGCTGCCCCGGATCAAGGCGGAGCACGCCCCGCACCGCTTCGACGACGGAACCCTCCGGCTCGGCGGCGGGGTCTACGGAGTCGCGGCGGAGATCGCCGATCCGCACGGCTGGGTCTGGGACGCACTCACCCTGCTCGACGGCGCCACACCGCCGGACCGGATCGAGCGCACCCTCGCGGACAGCCACCCCGCGCTGGGCCCCGAAGGCGCCCGCCGGCTGCTCGCCGAACTGCTGGACACCGGCTATGTCGAGGACGCCGCCGCCACTCCTCCGGACGGCCTCACCGACCGCGAGCGCGAGCGTTACAGCAGGAACCACACCTACTTCCGGTACGTCGACCTGCGCCCCGGCATCGACGCCTGGTCCTCCCAACTGCGCCTCAAACAGGCCCGCGTGACCGTGCTGGGCGTGGGCGGCTCGGGCAGTCACGCCGCGTGGGCGCTGGCCGCCATGGGCGTGGGCACCCTGCACCTGGTGGACCCCGACGTCGTCGAGGAGTCCAACCTCAGCCGGCAGGTGCTCTACACCGAGGCCGACCTCGGCCGCCCCAAGGCGGAGACAGCGGCCCGCCGGCTCGCGGCCGTGAACTCGTCGGGCCGCTACACCCACGAGAGCCGTCGCGCCGACACCGAGGCCGCGCTCACCGAACTCGTGCGGGACCGGGACGTCTTCGTGCTGTGCGCGGACGAGCCCCGCGGCGACCTCATCCGCAAGATGACGAACCGGGTCTGCGCGTCCCTGGGGGTGCCCTGGGTGTCCGCCGGCTACAGCGGCCCCCTGGCGACGGTCGGGGTGTACGCACCCGAGGGCCCCTGCTTCGAGTGCGTCGGCGCCGGCGAGGAGGCCAAGCTCAAGCCGGGGTGGACCCCGCACCTGGGCACCGCCGGCGCCCTGGCCCCGGCCGCCGGTGTCTCCGGGCAGCTCATCGCCCATGAGGTCGTCGCCCTGCTCACCGGCATCGGTGCCACCCCGCCCGGCTTTGTGCGCGGGGTGAACCTGATCGCGCCCGACCAGCATGTCTTCGTACAGCACCCGGCCCGGCCCGACTGCCCGTTGTGCGGGCCGTGA
- a CDS encoding ABC transporter ATP-binding protein yields the protein MKEDLVLPAPREAVAEASGDPLLVVQGLTKHFPVKGGFPIRRTVGAVQAVDGIDLTVNVGESFGLVGESGCGKSTTGRLITRLLEPTAGTISYRGKDITHASRSQLAPIRSEIQMIFQDPYSSLNPRQTVGKIIAGPMEINDIEPEGGRERRVRELLEIVGLNPEHYNRFPHEFSGGQRQRIGVARALALEPKLIVADEPVSALDVSIQAQVVNLLQKVQQELGIAFLFIAHDLAVVRHFSQRVAVMYLGKIIEVGDRESIYTRPRHPYTHALLSAVPEVSLVEGGAETAGRERIRLAGDVPSPISPPSGCRFRTRCWKAQDKCAAEEPPLVRISGNHEGHLTACHFPEEPTTEGRDEDIVLDPALAALEEELNDD from the coding sequence ATGAAAGAGGACCTCGTCCTCCCGGCCCCGCGCGAGGCAGTCGCAGAGGCGTCGGGCGACCCGTTGCTGGTCGTCCAGGGGCTCACCAAGCACTTCCCCGTCAAGGGCGGCTTCCCGATCCGCCGTACGGTCGGCGCGGTCCAGGCCGTGGACGGCATCGATCTGACGGTCAACGTCGGCGAGAGCTTCGGCCTGGTGGGGGAGTCGGGCTGCGGCAAGTCGACCACGGGCCGTCTGATCACCCGGCTGCTGGAGCCGACGGCCGGGACGATCTCGTACCGCGGAAAGGACATCACGCACGCCAGCCGCAGTCAGCTGGCGCCGATCCGCTCCGAGATCCAGATGATCTTCCAGGACCCGTACTCGTCCCTGAACCCGCGGCAGACGGTCGGCAAGATCATCGCGGGTCCGATGGAGATCAACGACATCGAGCCGGAGGGCGGGCGGGAACGGCGGGTCCGCGAACTCCTGGAGATCGTCGGCCTCAACCCCGAGCACTACAACCGCTTCCCGCACGAGTTCTCCGGCGGCCAGCGTCAACGGATCGGTGTCGCCCGCGCGTTGGCGCTGGAGCCGAAGCTGATCGTGGCGGACGAGCCGGTCTCGGCCCTCGACGTCTCCATCCAGGCGCAGGTGGTGAACCTGCTCCAGAAGGTCCAGCAGGAGCTGGGCATCGCGTTCCTGTTCATCGCCCACGACCTGGCCGTCGTACGGCACTTCTCGCAGCGCGTGGCCGTGATGTACCTCGGCAAGATCATCGAGGTCGGCGACCGTGAGTCCATCTACACCCGCCCCCGGCACCCCTACACCCACGCCCTGCTCTCCGCGGTGCCCGAGGTGAGCCTGGTGGAGGGAGGGGCGGAGACCGCGGGACGTGAGCGCATCCGGCTCGCCGGGGACGTTCCGTCGCCGATCTCACCGCCGTCGGGCTGCCGCTTCAGGACGCGGTGCTGGAAGGCGCAGGACAAGTGCGCGGCGGAGGAGCCGCCGCTGGTCCGGATCTCCGGGAACCACGAGGGACATCTGACGGCCTGCCACTTCCCGGAGGAGCCGACGACCGAGGGGCGGGACGAGGACATCGTGCTGGATCCGGCGCTGGCGGCGCTGGAGGAGGAGCTGAACGACGACTAG
- a CDS encoding ABC transporter ATP-binding protein, which translates to MTTLTEPAGAPVPSDAGAFLSVRDLHVSFRTEDGTVRAVDGLSFDLERGKTLGIVGESGSGKSVTNLTILGLHNPKFTTVEGEILLEGRELTTAREHELEKLRGNKVAMIFQDPLTALSPYYTVGRQIAEPYMKHTGASKKAAWDRAVEMLGKVGIPHPKERAKDYPHQFSGGMRQRAMIAMALVCDPDLLIADEPTTALDVTVQAQILDLLKDLQQEFGSAIIFITHDLGVIADMADDIMVMYAGGAIERGTTNEVLRSPQHPYTWGLLNSMPRIDSDLDAPLAPIPGQPPSLLNPPSGCRFHPRCTFQSRVDGTRCTDERPLLAPDRASACHLTADQKRTIFIEEIKPSLG; encoded by the coding sequence GTGACCACTCTGACCGAACCGGCCGGGGCGCCCGTTCCCTCCGACGCGGGTGCCTTCCTCTCGGTGCGCGACCTGCACGTCAGTTTCCGCACCGAGGACGGCACCGTCCGCGCCGTCGACGGGCTCTCCTTCGACCTGGAGCGCGGCAAGACCCTCGGCATCGTCGGCGAGTCCGGCTCCGGCAAGTCCGTGACCAACCTGACGATCCTTGGGCTGCACAACCCGAAGTTCACCACCGTCGAGGGCGAGATCCTGCTGGAGGGGCGGGAGTTGACCACCGCCCGGGAGCATGAGCTGGAGAAGCTGCGCGGCAACAAGGTCGCCATGATCTTCCAGGACCCGCTCACCGCGCTGTCGCCGTACTACACGGTGGGCCGGCAGATCGCCGAGCCGTACATGAAGCACACGGGCGCCTCGAAGAAGGCCGCCTGGGACCGCGCGGTGGAGATGCTCGGCAAGGTCGGCATCCCCCACCCCAAGGAACGGGCGAAGGACTACCCCCACCAGTTCTCCGGCGGTATGCGTCAGCGCGCGATGATCGCCATGGCCCTGGTCTGCGACCCCGACCTGCTGATCGCCGACGAGCCCACCACAGCCCTCGACGTCACGGTCCAGGCCCAGATCCTCGACCTCCTGAAGGACCTCCAGCAGGAGTTCGGCTCCGCGATCATCTTCATCACCCACGACCTCGGTGTCATCGCCGACATGGCCGACGACATCATGGTGATGTACGCGGGCGGCGCGATCGAACGCGGCACCACCAACGAGGTCCTGCGCTCACCCCAGCACCCCTACACCTGGGGCCTGTTGAACTCGATGCCGCGCATCGACTCGGACCTCGACGCCCCGCTGGCACCGATCCCGGGCCAGCCCCCGTCACTGCTGAACCCCCCGTCCGGCTGCCGCTTCCACCCCCGCTGCACCTTCCAGAGCCGGGTCGACGGCACCCGCTGCACCGACGAACGCCCCTTGCTGGCCCCGGACCGCGCCTCCGCCTGCCATCTCACGGCGGACCAGAAGCGGACCATCTTCATCGAAGAGATCAAGCCCAGCCTGGGCTAG
- a CDS encoding ABC transporter permease: protein MLRFLFRRILGSLVILVLLTVVAFLLFFGMPRDPALLMCGKTCTPDSLANIHHTLGLDKSIPEQFWIFLSGLVTGRNDFEQGPCPAPCFGYSYHTNEQVWSTLMDRLPLTLSLAAGATVVFLFVGLGTGLLAAWKRGTLVDKSFTAGSMVLSSMQIYFLGPLALAILVYQTHIFEEPEYTSITDNPVAWFTGLIIPWAVLSTIFAAQYTRMARSSMIEQLQEEHVRTARAKGMSGRYVFFRYAWRGSLIPIITILGIDLSSLLGGAIITEYTFGLPGLGRLAVESVQFSDLPLLLGVMLFAAAVILLCNIVVDACYAFIDPRVRLS from the coding sequence ATGCTGCGCTTCCTCTTCCGCCGGATCCTCGGCTCACTCGTGATCCTGGTCCTGCTGACCGTGGTCGCCTTCCTGCTCTTCTTCGGCATGCCCCGCGACCCGGCGCTGCTGATGTGCGGCAAGACCTGCACGCCGGACTCCCTGGCGAACATCCACCACACACTGGGACTCGACAAGTCGATCCCGGAACAGTTCTGGATCTTCCTGTCCGGGCTGGTCACCGGACGCAATGACTTCGAGCAAGGGCCCTGCCCCGCCCCGTGCTTCGGGTACTCGTACCACACCAACGAGCAGGTGTGGTCGACCCTGATGGACCGGCTGCCGCTCACGCTGTCGCTCGCGGCCGGCGCCACCGTCGTCTTCCTGTTCGTCGGCCTCGGCACCGGACTGCTCGCCGCCTGGAAGCGCGGCACCCTCGTGGACAAGTCCTTCACCGCCGGTTCCATGGTGCTCAGTTCGATGCAGATCTACTTCCTCGGGCCCCTGGCGCTCGCGATCCTCGTCTACCAGACGCACATCTTCGAGGAGCCCGAGTACACCTCGATCACCGACAACCCCGTCGCCTGGTTCACCGGGCTGATCATCCCCTGGGCCGTGCTGTCCACCATCTTCGCCGCGCAGTACACCCGTATGGCCCGCTCCTCGATGATCGAGCAGCTCCAGGAGGAACACGTCCGCACCGCCCGCGCCAAGGGCATGAGCGGCCGCTACGTCTTCTTCCGCTACGCCTGGCGTGGTTCGCTGATCCCCATCATCACCATCCTCGGCATCGACCTCAGCTCTCTGCTCGGCGGCGCGATCATCACCGAGTACACCTTCGGACTGCCCGGTCTCGGACGGCTCGCGGTGGAGTCGGTGCAGTTCAGCGATCTGCCGCTGCTGCTCGGCGTGATGCTGTTCGCCGCCGCCGTGATCCTGCTCTGCAACATCGTCGTCGACGCCTGCTACGCCTTCATCGACCCGCGCGTCCGGCTGTCCTAG